A window of Mangifera indica cultivar Alphonso chromosome 11, CATAS_Mindica_2.1, whole genome shotgun sequence contains these coding sequences:
- the LOC123229007 gene encoding phosphatidylinositol-3-phosphatase SAC1 isoform X7, with protein sequence MAKSRLPAYASSSAKIHPSNYPEIDPNSYSLEKFKLYETRAQRFYLIGSDRNKRFFRVLKIDRSEPSDLNISEDPVVYSPQEIKNLLQRIDEGNRATGGLTPVAKVFGIAGCIKFLESYYLILVTKRRQIGCICGHAIYSIDESQLITIPHISMQSDVAHSKTELRYKKLLSSVDLTKDFFFSYTYPIMQSLQKNVSSMGEEGMPYDNIFVWNAYLTQAIRSRCNNTIWTIALVHGHFKQTRLSIFGRDFSVSLISRRSRHFAGTRYLKRGVNDRGRVANDVETEQIVLDEEAGSCKGKMSSVVQMRGSIPLFWSQEASRFSPKPDIILQRYDPTYQATKLHFEDLAKRYGNPIIVLNLIKTVEKRPREMMLRREFAHAVGYLNTILPEENQVRFIHWDFHKFAKSKSANVLAVLGGVASEALDLTGFYYSGKPSIVKRKTNQPSRTGRDDSLRELRASSGDLARLASNGENLGCIINRERDTDFSQQNKKDNHDGAAPCFQSGVLRTNCIDCLDRTNVAQYAYGLAALGHQLNAMGLTDMPKVDPNSSIAAALMDMYQSMGDALAQQYGGSAAHNTVFPERQGKWKATTQSREFLKSIRRYYSNAYTDGEKQDAINLFLGYFQPQEGKPALWELDSDYYLHVSGIGDDLFPDKSEIQLKSPNWLFGQRKLEGSVSAPKVMSHEIVNREFHNDRRADSFYDLNWFSSVDDVNEENVFQRYLTMTSADEANGWYGETLLGDQDEGSEMYKHYAELCQGPAMEPFQNDLQKEIHYSHVLEMNRIDVVNSDVVEAEMEAALREYDQIGSDLGIIPTSCKLFTKDPSRLSRWMVGEEKLQKV encoded by the exons ATGGCGAAATCTCGTTTGCCTGCATATGCCTCCTCTTCCGCTAAAATCCACCCCTCAAACTATCCCGAGATTGACCCCAATTCCTACTCCCTTGAGAAGTTCAAGCTTTACGAGACCAGAGCG CAGAGGTTCTATTTGATTGGGAGTGACAGGAACAAGAGGTTTTTTCGAGTGTTGAAAATTGATCGATCAGAGCCATCTGATCTAAATATCAGCGAGGATCCTGTGGTTTATTCCCCCCAAGAAATCAAGAACTTGCTTCAACGGATTGATGAAGGAAATCGTGCTACCGGCGGCCTCACCCCCGTGGCTAAGGTTTTTGGGATTGCAG gttgcattaaatttttggagtcatattatttgattttggttaCCAAGCGAAGACAAATCGGATGTATATGCGGTCATGCAATATATAGTATTGATGAGAGCCAACTGATTACGATTCCTCACATCTCTATGCAATCAGATGTGGCGCACTCTAAAACCGAACTCAG GTACAAAAAGCTATTATCCAGTGTTGATTTGACCAAAGATTTTTTCTTTAGCTATACATATCCCATCATGCAAAGTTTGCAAAAGAATGTGTCTTCAATGGGTGAGGAAGGTATGCCTTATGATAACATATTTGTGTGGAATGCATATTTAACGCAAGCCATTCGATCGCGGTGTAATAACACCATTTGGACAATAGCATTAGTTCATGGGCATTTTAAGCAG ACTAGGCTATCTATCTTTGGAAGGGATTTCAGTGTTTCTCTGATTTCTAGACGCTCGCGTCATTTTGCTGGAACACG TTACTTGAAAAGGGGAGTCAATGATCGAGGAAGAGTTGCAAATGATGTTGAAACAGAGCAAATTGTCCTTGATGAGGAAGCTGGATCATGTAAGGGAAAAATGAGTTCTGTGGTGCAGATGCGTGGTTCAATTCCCCTTTTCTGGTCACAAGAAGCTTCCAGATTCAGTCCTAAGCCTGATATTATCT TGCAGAGGTATGATCCTACATATCAGGCAACTAAACTGCATTTTGAAGACCTGGCAAAGAGATATGGCAATCcaataattgttttaaatttaatcaag ACTGTTGAGAAAAGGCCTCGAGAAATGATGCTAAGGCGTGAGTTTGCACATGCAGTTGGGTATCTTAACACAATTCTCCCAGAAGAAAACCAAGTTCGATTTATACATTGGGACTTCCATAAGTTTGCAAAGAG CAAGTCTGCCAATGTTTTAGCTGTTTTGGGTGGTGTGGCAAGTGAAGCACTTGACTTGACTGGTTTTTACTATAGTGGTAAACCAAGCATCGTTAAGAGGAAAACGAACCAACCTAGTCGAACTGGAAG AGATGATTCTCTTAGAGAGTTGCGTGCCAGTTCTGGGGACCTTGCAAGGCTTGCAAGTAATGGTGAGAATTTAGGTTGTATAATTAATCGAGAAAGAGATACGGATTTCAGccagcaaaataaaaaagacaaccATGATGGTGCAGCACCATGTTTTCAAAGTGGAGTTCTGCGCACTAATTGCATTGATTGCTTAGATCGTACTAATGTTGCACAGTATGCTTATGGGCTTGCTGCTTTGGGCCACCAACTAAATGCAATGGGTTTGACAGACATGCCAAAAGTTGACCCTAATAGCAGCATAGCTGCAGCTCTTATGGATATGTATCAGAGCATGGGGGATGCTCTTGCACAACAATATGGTGGCTCTGCTGCTCATAATACT GTGTTTCCAGAGAGGCAGGGAAAGTGGAAAGCTACTACCCAGTCAAGAGAATTTCTCAAGTCTATCAGGCGATACTACAGTAATGCCTATACTGATGGTGAAAAGCAAGATGCAATAAATTT atttttggGTTATTTTCAACCACAGGAAGGGAAACCAGCTCTATGGGAATTGGATTCTGATTATTATCTTCATGTGTCTGGGATTGGTGATGACCTATTCCCTGACAAAAG TGAAATACAGTTGAAGAGTCCAAATTGGCTCTTTGGCCAGAGAAAGCTTGAAGGAAGTGTGTCTGCTCCCAAAGTTATGTCACATGAAATTGTAAATCGAGAATTTCATAATGACAGGAGAGCTGACAGTTTCTACGACTTGAATTGGTTTTCTTCAGTTGATGAtgtaaatgaagaaaatgtCTTCCAGAG GTACCTCACAATGACTTCTGCTGATGAAGCCAATGGTTGGTATGGTGAAACACTTCTCGGTGATCAAGACGAAGGCAGTGAGATGTATAAACATTATGCTGAACTATGCCAG GGCCCAGCAATGGAACCATTCCAAAATGATCTTCAGAAGGAGATTCACTATTCTCATGTTCTAGAAATGAATAGAATTGATGTGGTAAATAGCGATGTCGTTGAAGCAGAGATGGAAGCAGCCCTCAGGGAGTATGATCAAATTGGTTCTGATCTTGGGATCATCCCCACATCATGTAAATTGTTTACTAAAGATCCTAGTAGGTTGTCAAGATGGATGGTTGGGGAGGAGAAGTTGCAGAAAGTGTGA
- the LOC123229007 gene encoding phosphatidylinositol-3-phosphatase SAC1 isoform X5, with product MAKSRLPAYASSSAKIHPSNYPEIDPNSYSLEKFKLYETRAQRFYLIGSDRNKRFFRVLKIDRSEPSDLNISEDPVVYSPQEIKNLLQRIDEGNRATGGLTPVAKVFGIAGCIKFLESYYLILVTKRRQIGCICGHAIYSIDESQLITIPHISMQSDVAHSKTELRYKKLLSSVDLTKDFFFSYTYPIMQSLQKNVSSMGEEGMPYDNIFVWNAYLTQAIRSRCNNTIWTIALVHGHFKQTRLSIFGRDFSVSLISRRSRHFAGTRYLKRGVNDRGRVANDVETEQIVLDEEAGSCKGKMSSVVQMRGSIPLFWSQEASRFSPKPDIILQRYDPTYQATKLHFEDLAKRYGNPIIVLNLIKTVEKRPREMMLRREFAHAVGYLNTILPEENQVRFIHWDFHKFAKSKSANVLAVLGGVASEALDLTGFYYSGKPSIVKRKTNQPSRTGRDDSLRELRASSGDLARLASNAPCFQSGVLRTNCIDCLDRTNVAQYAYGLAALGHQLNAMGLTDMPKVDPNSSIAAALMDMYQSMGDALAQQYGGSAAHNTVFPERQGKWKATTQSREFLKSIRRYYSNAYTDGEKQDAINLFLGYFQPQEGKPALWELDSDYYLHVSGIGDDLFPDKSSEATVKAVGHGMILVPVPACREDFSRLKLTSFEKLIAKTCSSIRNVRLCSEPDQRLGGGAVNSGVAPDAAEIQLKSPNWLFGQRKLEGSVSAPKVMSHEIVNREFHNDRRADSFYDLNWFSSVDDVNEENVFQRYLTMTSADEANGWYGETLLGDQDEGSEMYKHYAELCQGPAMEPFQNDLQKEIHYSHVLEMNRIDVVNSDVVEAEMEAALREYDQIGSDLGIIPTSCKLFTKDPSRLSRWMVGEEKLQKV from the exons ATGGCGAAATCTCGTTTGCCTGCATATGCCTCCTCTTCCGCTAAAATCCACCCCTCAAACTATCCCGAGATTGACCCCAATTCCTACTCCCTTGAGAAGTTCAAGCTTTACGAGACCAGAGCG CAGAGGTTCTATTTGATTGGGAGTGACAGGAACAAGAGGTTTTTTCGAGTGTTGAAAATTGATCGATCAGAGCCATCTGATCTAAATATCAGCGAGGATCCTGTGGTTTATTCCCCCCAAGAAATCAAGAACTTGCTTCAACGGATTGATGAAGGAAATCGTGCTACCGGCGGCCTCACCCCCGTGGCTAAGGTTTTTGGGATTGCAG gttgcattaaatttttggagtcatattatttgattttggttaCCAAGCGAAGACAAATCGGATGTATATGCGGTCATGCAATATATAGTATTGATGAGAGCCAACTGATTACGATTCCTCACATCTCTATGCAATCAGATGTGGCGCACTCTAAAACCGAACTCAG GTACAAAAAGCTATTATCCAGTGTTGATTTGACCAAAGATTTTTTCTTTAGCTATACATATCCCATCATGCAAAGTTTGCAAAAGAATGTGTCTTCAATGGGTGAGGAAGGTATGCCTTATGATAACATATTTGTGTGGAATGCATATTTAACGCAAGCCATTCGATCGCGGTGTAATAACACCATTTGGACAATAGCATTAGTTCATGGGCATTTTAAGCAG ACTAGGCTATCTATCTTTGGAAGGGATTTCAGTGTTTCTCTGATTTCTAGACGCTCGCGTCATTTTGCTGGAACACG TTACTTGAAAAGGGGAGTCAATGATCGAGGAAGAGTTGCAAATGATGTTGAAACAGAGCAAATTGTCCTTGATGAGGAAGCTGGATCATGTAAGGGAAAAATGAGTTCTGTGGTGCAGATGCGTGGTTCAATTCCCCTTTTCTGGTCACAAGAAGCTTCCAGATTCAGTCCTAAGCCTGATATTATCT TGCAGAGGTATGATCCTACATATCAGGCAACTAAACTGCATTTTGAAGACCTGGCAAAGAGATATGGCAATCcaataattgttttaaatttaatcaag ACTGTTGAGAAAAGGCCTCGAGAAATGATGCTAAGGCGTGAGTTTGCACATGCAGTTGGGTATCTTAACACAATTCTCCCAGAAGAAAACCAAGTTCGATTTATACATTGGGACTTCCATAAGTTTGCAAAGAG CAAGTCTGCCAATGTTTTAGCTGTTTTGGGTGGTGTGGCAAGTGAAGCACTTGACTTGACTGGTTTTTACTATAGTGGTAAACCAAGCATCGTTAAGAGGAAAACGAACCAACCTAGTCGAACTGGAAG AGATGATTCTCTTAGAGAGTTGCGTGCCAGTTCTGGGGACCTTGCAAGGCTTGCAAGTAATG CACCATGTTTTCAAAGTGGAGTTCTGCGCACTAATTGCATTGATTGCTTAGATCGTACTAATGTTGCACAGTATGCTTATGGGCTTGCTGCTTTGGGCCACCAACTAAATGCAATGGGTTTGACAGACATGCCAAAAGTTGACCCTAATAGCAGCATAGCTGCAGCTCTTATGGATATGTATCAGAGCATGGGGGATGCTCTTGCACAACAATATGGTGGCTCTGCTGCTCATAATACT GTGTTTCCAGAGAGGCAGGGAAAGTGGAAAGCTACTACCCAGTCAAGAGAATTTCTCAAGTCTATCAGGCGATACTACAGTAATGCCTATACTGATGGTGAAAAGCAAGATGCAATAAATTT atttttggGTTATTTTCAACCACAGGAAGGGAAACCAGCTCTATGGGAATTGGATTCTGATTATTATCTTCATGTGTCTGGGATTGGTGATGACCTATTCCCTGACAAAAG TTCAGAAGCTACTGTTAAAGCTGTAGGACATGGAATGATTCTTGTCCCTGTTCCAGCTTGCAGAGAAGATTTTTCTCGATTGAAATTGACTTCCTTTGAAAAATTGATAGCCAAAACATGTAGCTCAATAAGAAATGTTAGACTTTGCAGTGAACCAGATCAAAGACTAGGTGGTGGTGCCGTAAATTCGGGTGTGGCACCTGATGCAGC TGAAATACAGTTGAAGAGTCCAAATTGGCTCTTTGGCCAGAGAAAGCTTGAAGGAAGTGTGTCTGCTCCCAAAGTTATGTCACATGAAATTGTAAATCGAGAATTTCATAATGACAGGAGAGCTGACAGTTTCTACGACTTGAATTGGTTTTCTTCAGTTGATGAtgtaaatgaagaaaatgtCTTCCAGAG GTACCTCACAATGACTTCTGCTGATGAAGCCAATGGTTGGTATGGTGAAACACTTCTCGGTGATCAAGACGAAGGCAGTGAGATGTATAAACATTATGCTGAACTATGCCAG GGCCCAGCAATGGAACCATTCCAAAATGATCTTCAGAAGGAGATTCACTATTCTCATGTTCTAGAAATGAATAGAATTGATGTGGTAAATAGCGATGTCGTTGAAGCAGAGATGGAAGCAGCCCTCAGGGAGTATGATCAAATTGGTTCTGATCTTGGGATCATCCCCACATCATGTAAATTGTTTACTAAAGATCCTAGTAGGTTGTCAAGATGGATGGTTGGGGAGGAGAAGTTGCAGAAAGTGTGA
- the LOC123229007 gene encoding phosphatidylinositol-3-phosphatase SAC1 isoform X1 — protein sequence MAKSRLPAYASSSAKIHPSNYPEIDPNSYSLEKFKLYETRAQRFYLIGSDRNKRFFRVLKIDRSEPSDLNISEDPVVYSPQEIKNLLQRIDEGNRATGGLTPVAKVFGIAGCIKFLESYYLILVTKRRQIGCICGHAIYSIDESQLITIPHISMQSDVAHSKTELRYKKLLSSVDLTKDFFFSYTYPIMQSLQKNVSSMGEEGMPYDNIFVWNAYLTQAIRSRCNNTIWTIALVHGHFKQTRLSIFGRDFSVSLISRRSRHFAGTRYLKRGVNDRGRVANDVETEQIVLDEEAGSCKGKMSSVVQMRGSIPLFWSQEASRFSPKPDIILQRYDPTYQATKLHFEDLAKRYGNPIIVLNLIKTVEKRPREMMLRREFAHAVGYLNTILPEENQVRFIHWDFHKFAKSKSANVLAVLGGVASEALDLTGFYYSGKPSIVKRKTNQPSRTGRDDSLRELRASSGDLARLASNGENLGCIINRERDTDFSQQNKKDNHDGAAPCFQSGVLRTNCIDCLDRTNVAQYAYGLAALGHQLNAMGLTDMPKVDPNSSIAAALMDMYQSMGDALAQQYGGSAAHNTVFPERQGKWKATTQSREFLKSIRRYYSNAYTDGEKQDAINLFLGYFQPQEGKPALWELDSDYYLHVSGIGDDLFPDKSSEATVKAVGHGMILVPVPACREDFSRLKLTSFEKLIAKTCSSIRNVRLCSEPDQRLGGGAVNSGVAPDAAEIQLKSPNWLFGQRKLEGSVSAPKVMSHEIVNREFHNDRRADSFYDLNWFSSVDDVNEENVFQRYLTMTSADEANGWYGETLLGDQDEGSEMYKHYAELCQGPAMEPFQNDLQKEIHYSHVLEMNRIDVVNSDVVEAEMEAALREYDQIGSDLGIIPTSCKLFTKDPSRLSRWMVGEEKLQKV from the exons ATGGCGAAATCTCGTTTGCCTGCATATGCCTCCTCTTCCGCTAAAATCCACCCCTCAAACTATCCCGAGATTGACCCCAATTCCTACTCCCTTGAGAAGTTCAAGCTTTACGAGACCAGAGCG CAGAGGTTCTATTTGATTGGGAGTGACAGGAACAAGAGGTTTTTTCGAGTGTTGAAAATTGATCGATCAGAGCCATCTGATCTAAATATCAGCGAGGATCCTGTGGTTTATTCCCCCCAAGAAATCAAGAACTTGCTTCAACGGATTGATGAAGGAAATCGTGCTACCGGCGGCCTCACCCCCGTGGCTAAGGTTTTTGGGATTGCAG gttgcattaaatttttggagtcatattatttgattttggttaCCAAGCGAAGACAAATCGGATGTATATGCGGTCATGCAATATATAGTATTGATGAGAGCCAACTGATTACGATTCCTCACATCTCTATGCAATCAGATGTGGCGCACTCTAAAACCGAACTCAG GTACAAAAAGCTATTATCCAGTGTTGATTTGACCAAAGATTTTTTCTTTAGCTATACATATCCCATCATGCAAAGTTTGCAAAAGAATGTGTCTTCAATGGGTGAGGAAGGTATGCCTTATGATAACATATTTGTGTGGAATGCATATTTAACGCAAGCCATTCGATCGCGGTGTAATAACACCATTTGGACAATAGCATTAGTTCATGGGCATTTTAAGCAG ACTAGGCTATCTATCTTTGGAAGGGATTTCAGTGTTTCTCTGATTTCTAGACGCTCGCGTCATTTTGCTGGAACACG TTACTTGAAAAGGGGAGTCAATGATCGAGGAAGAGTTGCAAATGATGTTGAAACAGAGCAAATTGTCCTTGATGAGGAAGCTGGATCATGTAAGGGAAAAATGAGTTCTGTGGTGCAGATGCGTGGTTCAATTCCCCTTTTCTGGTCACAAGAAGCTTCCAGATTCAGTCCTAAGCCTGATATTATCT TGCAGAGGTATGATCCTACATATCAGGCAACTAAACTGCATTTTGAAGACCTGGCAAAGAGATATGGCAATCcaataattgttttaaatttaatcaag ACTGTTGAGAAAAGGCCTCGAGAAATGATGCTAAGGCGTGAGTTTGCACATGCAGTTGGGTATCTTAACACAATTCTCCCAGAAGAAAACCAAGTTCGATTTATACATTGGGACTTCCATAAGTTTGCAAAGAG CAAGTCTGCCAATGTTTTAGCTGTTTTGGGTGGTGTGGCAAGTGAAGCACTTGACTTGACTGGTTTTTACTATAGTGGTAAACCAAGCATCGTTAAGAGGAAAACGAACCAACCTAGTCGAACTGGAAG AGATGATTCTCTTAGAGAGTTGCGTGCCAGTTCTGGGGACCTTGCAAGGCTTGCAAGTAATGGTGAGAATTTAGGTTGTATAATTAATCGAGAAAGAGATACGGATTTCAGccagcaaaataaaaaagacaaccATGATGGTGCAGCACCATGTTTTCAAAGTGGAGTTCTGCGCACTAATTGCATTGATTGCTTAGATCGTACTAATGTTGCACAGTATGCTTATGGGCTTGCTGCTTTGGGCCACCAACTAAATGCAATGGGTTTGACAGACATGCCAAAAGTTGACCCTAATAGCAGCATAGCTGCAGCTCTTATGGATATGTATCAGAGCATGGGGGATGCTCTTGCACAACAATATGGTGGCTCTGCTGCTCATAATACT GTGTTTCCAGAGAGGCAGGGAAAGTGGAAAGCTACTACCCAGTCAAGAGAATTTCTCAAGTCTATCAGGCGATACTACAGTAATGCCTATACTGATGGTGAAAAGCAAGATGCAATAAATTT atttttggGTTATTTTCAACCACAGGAAGGGAAACCAGCTCTATGGGAATTGGATTCTGATTATTATCTTCATGTGTCTGGGATTGGTGATGACCTATTCCCTGACAAAAG TTCAGAAGCTACTGTTAAAGCTGTAGGACATGGAATGATTCTTGTCCCTGTTCCAGCTTGCAGAGAAGATTTTTCTCGATTGAAATTGACTTCCTTTGAAAAATTGATAGCCAAAACATGTAGCTCAATAAGAAATGTTAGACTTTGCAGTGAACCAGATCAAAGACTAGGTGGTGGTGCCGTAAATTCGGGTGTGGCACCTGATGCAGC TGAAATACAGTTGAAGAGTCCAAATTGGCTCTTTGGCCAGAGAAAGCTTGAAGGAAGTGTGTCTGCTCCCAAAGTTATGTCACATGAAATTGTAAATCGAGAATTTCATAATGACAGGAGAGCTGACAGTTTCTACGACTTGAATTGGTTTTCTTCAGTTGATGAtgtaaatgaagaaaatgtCTTCCAGAG GTACCTCACAATGACTTCTGCTGATGAAGCCAATGGTTGGTATGGTGAAACACTTCTCGGTGATCAAGACGAAGGCAGTGAGATGTATAAACATTATGCTGAACTATGCCAG GGCCCAGCAATGGAACCATTCCAAAATGATCTTCAGAAGGAGATTCACTATTCTCATGTTCTAGAAATGAATAGAATTGATGTGGTAAATAGCGATGTCGTTGAAGCAGAGATGGAAGCAGCCCTCAGGGAGTATGATCAAATTGGTTCTGATCTTGGGATCATCCCCACATCATGTAAATTGTTTACTAAAGATCCTAGTAGGTTGTCAAGATGGATGGTTGGGGAGGAGAAGTTGCAGAAAGTGTGA
- the LOC123229007 gene encoding phosphatidylinositol-3-phosphatase SAC1 isoform X6 — protein sequence MAKSRLPAYASSSAKIHPSNYPEIDPNSYSLEKFKLYETRAQRFYLIGSDRNKRFFRVLKIDRSEPSDLNISEDPVVYSPQEIKNLLQRIDEGNRATGGLTPVAKVFGIAGCIKFLESYYLILVTKRRQIGCICGHAIYSIDESQLITIPHISMQSDVAHSKTELRYKKLLSSVDLTKDFFFSYTYPIMQSLQKNVSSMGEEGMPYDNIFVWNAYLTQAIRSRCNNTIWTIALVHGHFKQTRLSIFGRDFSVSLISRRSRHFAGTRYLKRGVNDRGRVANDVETEQIVLDEEAGSCKGKMSSVVQMRGSIPLFWSQEASRFSPKPDIILQRYDPTYQATKLHFEDLAKRYGNPIIVLNLIKTVEKRPREMMLRREFAHAVGYLNTILPEENQVRFIHWDFHKFAKSKSANVLAVLGGVASEALDLTGFYYSGKPSIVKRKTNQPSRTGRELRASSGDLARLASNAPCFQSGVLRTNCIDCLDRTNVAQYAYGLAALGHQLNAMGLTDMPKVDPNSSIAAALMDMYQSMGDALAQQYGGSAAHNTVFPERQGKWKATTQSREFLKSIRRYYSNAYTDGEKQDAINLFLGYFQPQEGKPALWELDSDYYLHVSGIGDDLFPDKSSEATVKAVGHGMILVPVPACREDFSRLKLTSFEKLIAKTCSSIRNVRLCSEPDQRLGGGAVNSGVAPDAAEIQLKSPNWLFGQRKLEGSVSAPKVMSHEIVNREFHNDRRADSFYDLNWFSSVDDVNEENVFQRYLTMTSADEANGWYGETLLGDQDEGSEMYKHYAELCQGPAMEPFQNDLQKEIHYSHVLEMNRIDVVNSDVVEAEMEAALREYDQIGSDLGIIPTSCKLFTKDPSRLSRWMVGEEKLQKV from the exons ATGGCGAAATCTCGTTTGCCTGCATATGCCTCCTCTTCCGCTAAAATCCACCCCTCAAACTATCCCGAGATTGACCCCAATTCCTACTCCCTTGAGAAGTTCAAGCTTTACGAGACCAGAGCG CAGAGGTTCTATTTGATTGGGAGTGACAGGAACAAGAGGTTTTTTCGAGTGTTGAAAATTGATCGATCAGAGCCATCTGATCTAAATATCAGCGAGGATCCTGTGGTTTATTCCCCCCAAGAAATCAAGAACTTGCTTCAACGGATTGATGAAGGAAATCGTGCTACCGGCGGCCTCACCCCCGTGGCTAAGGTTTTTGGGATTGCAG gttgcattaaatttttggagtcatattatttgattttggttaCCAAGCGAAGACAAATCGGATGTATATGCGGTCATGCAATATATAGTATTGATGAGAGCCAACTGATTACGATTCCTCACATCTCTATGCAATCAGATGTGGCGCACTCTAAAACCGAACTCAG GTACAAAAAGCTATTATCCAGTGTTGATTTGACCAAAGATTTTTTCTTTAGCTATACATATCCCATCATGCAAAGTTTGCAAAAGAATGTGTCTTCAATGGGTGAGGAAGGTATGCCTTATGATAACATATTTGTGTGGAATGCATATTTAACGCAAGCCATTCGATCGCGGTGTAATAACACCATTTGGACAATAGCATTAGTTCATGGGCATTTTAAGCAG ACTAGGCTATCTATCTTTGGAAGGGATTTCAGTGTTTCTCTGATTTCTAGACGCTCGCGTCATTTTGCTGGAACACG TTACTTGAAAAGGGGAGTCAATGATCGAGGAAGAGTTGCAAATGATGTTGAAACAGAGCAAATTGTCCTTGATGAGGAAGCTGGATCATGTAAGGGAAAAATGAGTTCTGTGGTGCAGATGCGTGGTTCAATTCCCCTTTTCTGGTCACAAGAAGCTTCCAGATTCAGTCCTAAGCCTGATATTATCT TGCAGAGGTATGATCCTACATATCAGGCAACTAAACTGCATTTTGAAGACCTGGCAAAGAGATATGGCAATCcaataattgttttaaatttaatcaag ACTGTTGAGAAAAGGCCTCGAGAAATGATGCTAAGGCGTGAGTTTGCACATGCAGTTGGGTATCTTAACACAATTCTCCCAGAAGAAAACCAAGTTCGATTTATACATTGGGACTTCCATAAGTTTGCAAAGAG CAAGTCTGCCAATGTTTTAGCTGTTTTGGGTGGTGTGGCAAGTGAAGCACTTGACTTGACTGGTTTTTACTATAGTGGTAAACCAAGCATCGTTAAGAGGAAAACGAACCAACCTAGTCGAACTGGAAG AGAGTTGCGTGCCAGTTCTGGGGACCTTGCAAGGCTTGCAAGTAATG CACCATGTTTTCAAAGTGGAGTTCTGCGCACTAATTGCATTGATTGCTTAGATCGTACTAATGTTGCACAGTATGCTTATGGGCTTGCTGCTTTGGGCCACCAACTAAATGCAATGGGTTTGACAGACATGCCAAAAGTTGACCCTAATAGCAGCATAGCTGCAGCTCTTATGGATATGTATCAGAGCATGGGGGATGCTCTTGCACAACAATATGGTGGCTCTGCTGCTCATAATACT GTGTTTCCAGAGAGGCAGGGAAAGTGGAAAGCTACTACCCAGTCAAGAGAATTTCTCAAGTCTATCAGGCGATACTACAGTAATGCCTATACTGATGGTGAAAAGCAAGATGCAATAAATTT atttttggGTTATTTTCAACCACAGGAAGGGAAACCAGCTCTATGGGAATTGGATTCTGATTATTATCTTCATGTGTCTGGGATTGGTGATGACCTATTCCCTGACAAAAG TTCAGAAGCTACTGTTAAAGCTGTAGGACATGGAATGATTCTTGTCCCTGTTCCAGCTTGCAGAGAAGATTTTTCTCGATTGAAATTGACTTCCTTTGAAAAATTGATAGCCAAAACATGTAGCTCAATAAGAAATGTTAGACTTTGCAGTGAACCAGATCAAAGACTAGGTGGTGGTGCCGTAAATTCGGGTGTGGCACCTGATGCAGC TGAAATACAGTTGAAGAGTCCAAATTGGCTCTTTGGCCAGAGAAAGCTTGAAGGAAGTGTGTCTGCTCCCAAAGTTATGTCACATGAAATTGTAAATCGAGAATTTCATAATGACAGGAGAGCTGACAGTTTCTACGACTTGAATTGGTTTTCTTCAGTTGATGAtgtaaatgaagaaaatgtCTTCCAGAG GTACCTCACAATGACTTCTGCTGATGAAGCCAATGGTTGGTATGGTGAAACACTTCTCGGTGATCAAGACGAAGGCAGTGAGATGTATAAACATTATGCTGAACTATGCCAG GGCCCAGCAATGGAACCATTCCAAAATGATCTTCAGAAGGAGATTCACTATTCTCATGTTCTAGAAATGAATAGAATTGATGTGGTAAATAGCGATGTCGTTGAAGCAGAGATGGAAGCAGCCCTCAGGGAGTATGATCAAATTGGTTCTGATCTTGGGATCATCCCCACATCATGTAAATTGTTTACTAAAGATCCTAGTAGGTTGTCAAGATGGATGGTTGGGGAGGAGAAGTTGCAGAAAGTGTGA